A region of Streptomyces sp. TG1A-60 DNA encodes the following proteins:
- a CDS encoding PIG-L deacetylase family protein: protein MNHDTSTPSEGALLVISAHAGDFVWRAGGALALAAERGQRAKVLCLSFGERGESARAWRDGLRLDEIKQLRRTEATNAANALGAEIEFLDAGDYPLLETPELVDRVVRVYREVDPAVVLTHTLADPYNGDHPAAARMALQARVLAQAVGYDAPGEPLGAPPVFFFEPHQPEQCDFKPNVLLDITSVFDRKREAMECLAAQQHMWDYYTDLAKRRGVQLKRNAGPNLGLAHGTLGEAYVRLYPQTTGVLA, encoded by the coding sequence ATGAACCACGACACCTCCACTCCGTCCGAGGGCGCGCTGCTGGTGATCAGCGCGCACGCGGGCGACTTCGTCTGGCGGGCCGGCGGTGCCCTTGCCCTGGCCGCCGAACGCGGGCAGCGCGCCAAGGTGTTGTGCCTGAGCTTCGGTGAGCGCGGCGAGTCCGCCCGTGCCTGGCGGGACGGCCTGCGTCTGGACGAGATCAAGCAACTCCGCCGCACGGAGGCCACCAACGCCGCGAACGCCCTGGGCGCGGAGATCGAGTTCCTGGACGCCGGGGACTACCCCCTGCTGGAGACACCGGAACTGGTGGATCGCGTCGTGCGCGTGTACCGGGAGGTCGACCCCGCGGTCGTTCTCACCCACACGCTCGCCGACCCCTACAACGGCGACCATCCGGCCGCCGCCCGTATGGCGCTCCAGGCACGCGTGCTCGCCCAGGCGGTCGGCTACGACGCGCCCGGTGAACCCCTCGGCGCTCCCCCGGTGTTCTTCTTCGAGCCGCACCAGCCGGAGCAGTGCGACTTCAAGCCGAACGTCCTGCTGGACATCACCTCCGTCTTCGACAGGAAGCGCGAGGCGATGGAGTGCCTGGCCGCCCAGCAGCACATGTGGGACTACTACACCGACCTCGCCAAGCGGCGCGGCGTCCAGCTCAAGCGCAACGCCGGACCCAACCTGGGCCTCGCGCACGGGACCCTGGGCGAGGCGTATGTGCGGCTCTACCCGCAGACGACGGGTGTGCTGGCATGA
- a CDS encoding muconolactone Delta-isomerase family protein, with translation MEFLVRTENTLPPDTPDDVRASLRKGERERAMRLREAGILKRLWRVPGRNATIGLYEAADPAELHDALASLPMWKWMDITVEALATHPQEKAP, from the coding sequence GTGGAATTCCTCGTCCGCACCGAGAACACGCTGCCCCCGGACACCCCCGACGACGTACGCGCGTCCCTGCGCAAGGGCGAGCGCGAACGGGCCATGCGGCTCAGGGAGGCCGGAATCCTCAAGCGACTGTGGCGGGTTCCGGGCCGCAACGCGACCATCGGCCTGTACGAGGCGGCCGATCCGGCGGAACTGCACGACGCGTTGGCCTCCCTGCCCATGTGGAAGTGGATGGACATCACCGTCGAGGCGCTCGCCACCCATCCGCAGGAGAAGGCGCCGTGA
- a CDS encoding 4-carboxy-4-hydroxy-2-oxoadipate aldolase/oxaloacetate decarboxylase — MPDRHVVVRNIARPAADVVARLAEAGVSTVHEAIGRRGFAGTGLWPNQRNVRLAGPAVTVSSHPGDNLMIHAAVEVCRPGDVLVVTTTSPSTDGMFGELLATSLATRGVIGLVTGAGVRDTAELRDMGFHVWARAVSAQGTVKASPGSVNVPVTLGGVTVAPGDVVVADDDGVVVVPLAQAAEAAELAEKRTAKEAATREVLRSGTLGVDHYGLRAKLADLGVVYQD; from the coding sequence ATGCCCGACCGCCATGTCGTCGTGAGGAACATCGCCCGGCCCGCCGCCGACGTCGTCGCCCGGCTCGCCGAGGCGGGGGTGTCCACGGTCCACGAGGCCATCGGCCGCCGCGGCTTCGCGGGAACCGGCCTGTGGCCGAACCAGCGGAACGTGCGCCTGGCGGGACCGGCGGTGACGGTCAGCTCCCATCCGGGGGACAACCTGATGATCCACGCGGCCGTCGAGGTCTGCCGGCCCGGGGACGTCCTCGTGGTGACCACCACCTCGCCGTCCACGGACGGCATGTTCGGCGAACTGCTGGCGACGTCCCTCGCCACCCGGGGCGTCATCGGCCTGGTCACGGGAGCCGGTGTCCGCGACACCGCCGAACTGCGGGACATGGGCTTCCACGTCTGGGCCCGGGCGGTGTCCGCCCAGGGCACCGTGAAGGCATCCCCCGGCTCGGTCAACGTGCCCGTGACGCTCGGCGGGGTGACCGTCGCGCCCGGAGACGTCGTCGTGGCGGACGACGACGGCGTGGTCGTCGTACCGCTCGCTCAGGCGGCGGAGGCGGCCGAACTCGCGGAGAAGCGGACCGCCAAGGAGGCGGCCACCCGCGAGGTGCTGCGCTCCGGAACCCTGGGCGTCGACCACTACGGGCTGCGCGCCAAGCTCGCCGACCTGGGCGTCGTTTACCAGGACTGA
- a CDS encoding ATP-binding protein, producing MSASPLVGWDELAAAAPDGLAVLDCTGRFLRLNPAAAALLEAGTEGDLLGAPSPFALVEGAATCRAGLLEVRSDEQVAHWEPPAGPRREFAYRARRLPADPKFTVVSFRDVTDEWHRQRRIAAIAQTSIALASEGSLGSTLDAVARQIVQADGLAGVQILILDSTGRELRLMGSAGLRHWDGFLDRLLECRDRGARLCMLDTLRERKPIVVPHRWAQIREDPAWEPLHGYLGELNWDSFVSVPLMARGRPEGVLNAYFAPGQEIGGRTLEFLAAMAEQAALAVDHATLLQREREGARRDERQRLARDLHDSIVQQVFSIGLQANAVGVLGARGEVVPAEAVRTFADEVGALSRTVLADLRAMVHELRPSSSLRLGLEDAVTTLVKSTENRTGLGIRLVCGEEVDAVEPELAEDMYRIVAEAIHNVVKHAEATTATIRLAVRDHTLTAFVRDDGRGVAESGGRGAAPDNEDGAAAGAAGHHGYGLTTMRERAERWGGTMRIRSGARSGTTVRVVIPLPVRVPQAPPADSEGSRSAPSTVPFPEAANPAPSGS from the coding sequence ATGTCCGCGTCGCCGCTCGTGGGGTGGGACGAGCTCGCCGCCGCCGCGCCGGACGGCCTCGCCGTGCTGGACTGCACGGGCCGGTTCCTACGGCTGAACCCGGCGGCTGCCGCGCTGCTGGAGGCGGGCACGGAGGGCGACCTGCTCGGTGCGCCGTCCCCGTTCGCGCTGGTGGAGGGGGCCGCCACGTGCCGTGCGGGACTCCTGGAAGTCCGGTCGGACGAACAGGTGGCCCACTGGGAGCCCCCCGCCGGGCCCCGGCGTGAGTTCGCCTACCGGGCCCGCAGGCTGCCGGCCGACCCGAAGTTCACGGTGGTGTCGTTCCGCGACGTCACCGACGAGTGGCACCGGCAGCGCAGGATCGCGGCGATCGCCCAGACGTCCATCGCACTGGCCTCGGAGGGTTCGCTCGGCTCGACACTGGACGCCGTGGCCCGGCAGATCGTCCAGGCGGACGGCCTGGCCGGCGTGCAGATCCTCATCCTGGACAGCACCGGCCGGGAACTGCGGCTGATGGGCTCCGCGGGGCTGCGGCACTGGGACGGGTTCCTCGACCGTCTGCTGGAGTGCCGTGACCGGGGTGCCCGACTGTGCATGCTGGACACCCTGAGGGAGCGCAAGCCGATCGTCGTCCCGCACCGGTGGGCGCAGATCCGCGAGGACCCGGCCTGGGAACCGCTGCACGGCTACCTCGGCGAGCTGAACTGGGACTCCTTCGTCAGCGTTCCGTTGATGGCGCGCGGTCGTCCCGAAGGGGTGCTGAACGCCTACTTCGCCCCCGGGCAGGAGATCGGCGGCCGGACACTGGAGTTCCTCGCCGCCATGGCGGAGCAGGCCGCCCTCGCCGTCGACCACGCCACGCTGCTCCAGCGGGAACGCGAGGGTGCCCGCCGCGACGAGCGGCAGCGCCTCGCCCGCGACCTGCACGACTCGATCGTCCAGCAGGTGTTCTCCATCGGCTTGCAGGCCAACGCCGTGGGGGTGCTGGGCGCGCGGGGCGAGGTGGTTCCCGCGGAAGCGGTCCGGACCTTCGCGGACGAGGTCGGGGCCCTCTCGCGGACCGTCCTCGCCGATCTCCGGGCCATGGTGCACGAACTGCGTCCGTCCTCCTCCCTCCGGCTCGGGCTGGAGGACGCGGTGACCACGCTCGTCAAGAGCACCGAGAACCGGACGGGCCTCGGTATCCGGCTGGTGTGCGGAGAGGAGGTGGACGCGGTCGAACCGGAACTGGCCGAGGACATGTACCGGATCGTCGCGGAGGCCATCCACAACGTGGTCAAGCACGCGGAGGCCACCACCGCCACCATCCGCCTCGCCGTACGCGACCACACACTGACCGCCTTTGTCCGCGACGACGGTCGCGGAGTCGCGGAATCCGGCGGGCGAGGGGCCGCGCCGGACAACGAGGACGGCGCGGCGGCCGGTGCCGCCGGACACCACGGCTACGGACTGACGACCATGCGGGAAAGGGCGGAGCGATGGGGCGGCACCATGAGGATCAGATCCGGCGCGAGGAGCGGCACGACCGTGCGGGTCGTCATACCCCTTCCGGTCCGGGTGCCCCAGGCGCCGCCCGCGGACTCGGAGGGCTCCCGGAGCGCCCCGTCGACGGTCCCGTTCCCCGAAGCGGCGAACCCCGCCCCGTCCGGGTCCTGA
- a CDS encoding PDR/VanB family oxidoreductase, with the protein MTSPSATAPDTHPLGTTEAGTPSEDRREAGFEGAVTVVTRRTVADGVVSLELAPGSGEPLPAWRPGAHIDVALPTGVTRQYSLCGPVGDTARWRVAVLREPDGRGGSQWIHDHVEEGGELRVRGPRDNFPLRPAARYLFVGGGIGITPLLPMIAGAEAAGAEWSLLYGGRTRSSMAFLPELEGYGERVTVRPQDEYGLLDLAGFLGDPDPSALVYCCGPAGLIDAVEAHCAGWPTGTLNVERFAAAAVRRPAGGAAEQPIEVELRASGTTLTVPPELSVLQAVERAGVPVLSSCEEGICGSCETAVLEGEIDHRDSLLTEDEQAANDTMLICVSRARGGRLVLDL; encoded by the coding sequence GTGACGAGCCCATCAGCCACCGCCCCGGACACGCACCCCCTCGGTACCACCGAGGCCGGTACGCCGTCAGAGGACCGACGCGAGGCCGGGTTCGAGGGCGCCGTCACCGTGGTGACCCGGCGGACGGTGGCGGACGGCGTCGTGTCGCTGGAGCTCGCACCGGGCTCCGGCGAACCGCTGCCGGCCTGGCGGCCGGGAGCGCACATCGACGTCGCCCTCCCCACGGGCGTCACCCGGCAGTACTCGCTCTGCGGCCCGGTGGGAGACACGGCCCGCTGGCGCGTCGCGGTGCTCCGGGAGCCCGACGGGCGCGGCGGATCGCAGTGGATCCACGACCACGTCGAGGAGGGCGGCGAGCTCCGGGTGCGCGGCCCTCGCGACAACTTCCCGCTGCGGCCCGCCGCCCGGTACCTGTTCGTCGGCGGCGGCATCGGCATCACACCCCTGCTCCCTATGATCGCCGGGGCCGAGGCCGCCGGGGCCGAGTGGTCCCTGCTCTACGGGGGCCGCACGCGCTCCTCCATGGCATTCCTGCCCGAACTGGAGGGCTACGGCGAGCGCGTGACCGTGCGTCCGCAGGACGAGTACGGCCTGCTCGACCTCGCCGGCTTCCTCGGTGATCCCGACCCGTCCGCCCTGGTGTACTGCTGCGGCCCCGCCGGGCTCATCGACGCGGTCGAGGCGCACTGCGCCGGCTGGCCGACCGGGACGCTGAACGTGGAGCGGTTCGCCGCGGCGGCCGTGCGCCGGCCCGCCGGTGGTGCGGCCGAGCAGCCGATCGAGGTCGAACTGCGGGCGTCCGGGACCACGCTGACCGTGCCGCCCGAGCTGTCGGTTCTCCAGGCCGTGGAGCGGGCGGGCGTCCCGGTCCTGTCCTCGTGCGAGGAAGGCATCTGCGGCTCGTGCGAGACCGCCGTCCTGGAGGGCGAGATCGACCACCGCGACTCACTGCTCACCGAGGACGAACAGGCCGCGAACGACACGATGCTGATCTGTGTCTCGCGCGCGCGGGGCGGACGCCTCGTCCTGGACCTCTGA
- a CDS encoding AMP-binding protein → MDVSIGTIWEAVCRALPDVVAVTEPGRETTYREFDERASRLAAAMEEAGVREGDTVACYLYNGATYLETVFAAFKLGAVPVNANYRYTGEELSELLTDADAAVVVFSGALAGRVTHAAGHVRTLKLLVRAGAPPADGPAGPAVPELEELLAAHEPREPQPRPGSDRLFMYTGGTTGKPKGVVWRQSDLLHSLVVPVFHPLGVTELPATLDEAVATAVEAHREGRAPTTMPVVPLMHATGLFNTMGALMVGGRAVTARQGGLDPEHVWRTVAEQRVATVIVAGNAVCRPLVDELVRAERAGTPHDLGPVRRVLSSGTALSDVLKQRLHERAEVTVIDAIASSEGGPFAFAITSSVGDLPARFFPVPATRVIGEGDRFVEPGSDDVGKLAYRGPMPLGYYKDTEKSATTFRTIDGVRYAIPGDLARLEADGAIRFLGRGSGVINTGGEKVHPQEVENVLLSHPGVTDCVVVGVPDETWGERVGVVVAVRADTPVTAGELRDWARRSLAGYKVPRSVVLTDVLPRTPTGKLEIAWARKTVQESDAGDGV, encoded by the coding sequence GTGGACGTGTCCATCGGCACGATCTGGGAGGCGGTCTGCCGCGCGCTGCCCGATGTCGTCGCCGTCACGGAGCCCGGTCGTGAGACCACGTACCGGGAGTTCGACGAGCGTGCGTCACGGCTGGCCGCCGCGATGGAGGAGGCCGGGGTGCGCGAGGGCGACACCGTGGCCTGCTACCTGTACAACGGCGCCACCTATCTGGAGACGGTCTTCGCCGCCTTCAAGCTCGGTGCCGTCCCGGTGAACGCAAACTACCGCTACACCGGCGAGGAGCTCTCCGAACTCCTGACGGACGCCGACGCGGCCGTGGTCGTCTTCAGCGGCGCCCTGGCCGGCCGGGTCACGCATGCCGCCGGCCATGTGCGCACGCTGAAGCTGCTCGTGCGGGCCGGGGCGCCGCCTGCCGACGGCCCGGCCGGCCCCGCCGTACCGGAACTGGAGGAGCTGCTGGCGGCGCACGAACCGCGTGAGCCGCAGCCGCGTCCCGGATCGGACCGGCTCTTCATGTACACCGGCGGGACGACCGGCAAGCCGAAGGGCGTGGTGTGGCGGCAGAGCGATCTGCTCCACTCCCTGGTGGTCCCGGTCTTCCATCCGCTCGGTGTCACCGAACTTCCGGCGACGCTCGACGAGGCCGTGGCCACAGCGGTCGAGGCACACCGCGAAGGCCGCGCGCCGACCACCATGCCCGTCGTGCCGCTGATGCACGCCACCGGCCTCTTCAACACCATGGGCGCCCTGATGGTGGGCGGCCGGGCGGTCACCGCGCGGCAGGGCGGACTCGACCCGGAGCACGTCTGGCGCACGGTCGCCGAGCAGCGGGTCGCGACGGTCATCGTCGCGGGCAACGCCGTGTGCCGGCCGCTCGTCGACGAGCTCGTGCGCGCGGAACGGGCCGGGACGCCGCACGACCTGGGCCCGGTGCGCAGGGTCCTAAGCTCCGGTACCGCTCTCAGCGATGTGCTCAAGCAGCGGCTGCACGAGCGCGCGGAGGTCACGGTCATCGACGCCATCGCTTCGAGCGAAGGGGGGCCCTTCGCCTTCGCGATCACCTCTTCGGTGGGAGACCTGCCCGCCCGCTTCTTCCCCGTGCCCGCGACGAGGGTGATCGGCGAAGGCGACCGGTTCGTCGAGCCCGGCAGTGACGACGTCGGGAAGCTCGCCTACCGCGGGCCCATGCCGCTCGGCTACTACAAGGACACCGAGAAGAGCGCGACGACGTTCCGCACCATCGACGGGGTCCGGTACGCGATCCCCGGTGATCTCGCCCGTCTTGAGGCCGACGGTGCGATCCGGTTCCTCGGACGCGGCTCGGGCGTGATCAACACCGGCGGGGAGAAGGTGCACCCGCAGGAGGTGGAGAACGTCCTGCTCTCCCACCCCGGTGTGACCGACTGTGTCGTCGTCGGCGTCCCCGACGAGACCTGGGGCGAGCGGGTCGGTGTCGTCGTGGCGGTGCGGGCGGACACACCCGTCACCGCCGGGGAGCTGCGCGACTGGGCGCGGCGGAGCCTCGCCGGCTACAAGGTGCCGCGCTCCGTGGTCCTGACGGACGTCCTGCCCCGGACCCCGACCGGCAAACTCGAAATCGCCTGGGCCAGGAAGACCGTCCAGGAGTCCGACGCGGGCGACGGAGTGTGA
- a CDS encoding aromatic ring-hydroxylating dioxygenase subunit alpha, with amino-acid sequence MTLTQQVRNGWYLGAWSDEIGRTLKQRWITDIPVCFYRLPDQAVTAVEDRCPHRKYPLSLGHLDDQGTLQCDYHGYRFDGQGVCVGVAEQADRPKAALRRFPLVERDGAIWIWPGDPELADESLLPDTSWLTDPSWTHVHGVVPLRARHMLLLENLLDLTHETFLHPTSIGNAAVAATPIDVTVDGDRVGFSRRMIGIEAPPFYEKSCGLTSPVDRWQDGDFYPPGIFVLNIRVAATGTEEPDGFHMKVLYGMTPGRGNETHDFYALGRDYLIDDQELTEFQHEQQLAVMQEDVDALEAQEVMYATDPGGTAESSIKSDLAALRGRRAVAKMLAREQRAGGTRPRASA; translated from the coding sequence ATGACACTGACACAGCAGGTGCGCAACGGCTGGTACCTGGGAGCCTGGTCCGACGAGATCGGCCGGACCCTCAAGCAGCGCTGGATCACCGACATCCCGGTCTGCTTCTACCGGCTGCCCGACCAGGCGGTCACGGCCGTCGAGGACCGCTGCCCCCACCGCAAGTACCCGCTGTCCCTGGGCCACCTGGACGACCAGGGCACCCTCCAGTGCGACTACCACGGCTACCGCTTCGACGGACAGGGTGTGTGCGTCGGGGTCGCCGAGCAGGCCGACCGTCCCAAGGCCGCGCTGCGCCGGTTCCCCCTGGTCGAGCGGGACGGCGCGATCTGGATCTGGCCCGGAGATCCCGAACTGGCCGACGAGAGCCTGCTGCCCGACACCTCGTGGCTGACCGACCCGAGCTGGACCCATGTGCACGGCGTCGTCCCGCTGAGGGCACGGCACATGCTGCTGCTGGAGAACCTGCTCGACCTCACCCACGAGACGTTCCTGCATCCGACGAGCATCGGCAACGCCGCCGTCGCCGCGACCCCGATCGACGTGACCGTGGACGGCGACCGGGTCGGCTTCAGCCGACGCATGATCGGCATCGAGGCCCCGCCGTTCTACGAGAAGTCCTGCGGTCTGACCTCCCCGGTGGACCGCTGGCAGGACGGGGACTTCTACCCGCCGGGCATCTTCGTCCTCAACATCCGCGTCGCGGCCACCGGCACCGAGGAGCCGGACGGCTTCCACATGAAGGTGCTGTACGGGATGACGCCGGGGCGCGGCAACGAGACGCACGACTTCTACGCGCTGGGCCGCGACTACCTCATCGACGACCAGGAACTCACCGAGTTCCAGCACGAGCAGCAACTCGCCGTGATGCAGGAGGACGTCGACGCCCTGGAGGCACAGGAGGTCATGTACGCCACCGATCCGGGCGGAACGGCGGAGTCCAGCATCAAGTCCGACCTCGCCGCGCTCCGCGGTCGCCGTGCGGTGGCGAAGATGCTCGCCCGCGAACAGCGGGCCGGCGGCACACGGCCCAGGGCGTCGGCATGA
- a CDS encoding alpha/beta fold hydrolase: MSVFVLLHGAWHGGWVWQRVAPALRAAGHEVHTPTLSGVSDRAHLLSPQTGLSTHIQDVVALIEAHDARDVVLVGHSYAGQVVTGVADRIPGRLARRVHLDAFVGDDGDAAIDLLPERIAGHYRESVAGPGFGWLVPVRSLSVLGVEEQADLDWLCPRLTPHPWLTYTEPLRLTGRADQVPGAFVECTDWMRVFTPHAERAAARGWPVHELATGHEAMVTAPGRLAELLLEIAAA, translated from the coding sequence ATGAGCGTCTTCGTCCTGCTCCACGGGGCCTGGCACGGCGGCTGGGTGTGGCAGCGCGTGGCACCGGCGCTGCGTGCGGCCGGGCACGAGGTGCACACCCCCACCCTGAGCGGGGTGAGCGACCGCGCCCACCTGCTGAGCCCGCAGACCGGGCTCAGCACGCACATCCAGGACGTCGTGGCACTGATCGAGGCCCATGACGCCCGGGACGTCGTGCTCGTCGGGCACAGTTACGCCGGCCAGGTCGTCACCGGGGTCGCGGACCGGATCCCGGGCCGGCTGGCCAGGCGGGTCCACCTCGACGCCTTCGTCGGCGACGACGGTGACGCGGCGATCGACCTGCTTCCCGAACGCATCGCCGGGCACTACCGGGAGTCCGTCGCCGGACCCGGATTCGGCTGGCTCGTGCCGGTGCGCTCACTGAGCGTGCTCGGCGTCGAGGAACAGGCGGATCTCGACTGGCTCTGCCCCCGGCTGACCCCGCATCCGTGGCTGACCTACACCGAACCGCTGCGGCTGACCGGCAGGGCCGACCAGGTCCCCGGTGCCTTCGTCGAGTGCACCGACTGGATGCGGGTGTTCACCCCGCACGCCGAACGGGCCGCCGCCCGTGGCTGGCCGGTCCACGAGCTCGCCACCGGCCACGAGGCCATGGTCACCGCCCCGGGCCGACTGGCCGAACTGCTGCTGGAGATCGCCGCAGCCTGA
- a CDS encoding SDR family oxidoreductase has protein sequence MTAGPDGRSPRVAVVTGAAGGLGLAVARRLAGDGFTVAALDIAEPDDTDAIAGVRTWRCDVRDPAATRRAVAEIAEAYGGVDVLVNNAGLLSGRAPLLDTTPEELHRFFAVNAVGPLLMVQACVPWLSASPHRGRVINVASRTFFTGAPGQIAYVASKGALIGMTRVMARELGEHRITVNSVAPAQVATPGTRAHSGDEVFAATMRRQAIEEFVTPDHFAGLVSLLASPDAVMVTGQTLVCDGGGLLH, from the coding sequence GTGACCGCGGGCCCTGACGGCCGGAGCCCACGGGTCGCGGTGGTCACGGGCGCCGCCGGCGGCCTGGGGCTCGCCGTCGCCCGCAGACTGGCCGGGGACGGATTCACGGTCGCCGCCCTGGACATCGCCGAACCCGACGACACGGACGCCATCGCGGGCGTCCGGACCTGGCGTTGCGACGTCCGAGATCCCGCCGCGACCCGCCGGGCCGTGGCGGAGATCGCCGAGGCGTACGGCGGGGTCGACGTCCTCGTCAACAACGCCGGACTGCTCTCCGGCCGGGCTCCGCTGCTGGACACGACCCCGGAGGAACTGCACCGCTTCTTCGCCGTCAACGCCGTCGGCCCGCTGCTCATGGTGCAGGCGTGCGTGCCCTGGCTGAGCGCGAGCCCGCACCGGGGGCGGGTGATCAATGTCGCGTCCCGCACCTTCTTCACCGGAGCGCCGGGACAGATCGCCTACGTGGCCAGCAAGGGCGCACTCATCGGCATGACCCGGGTGATGGCCCGCGAACTGGGCGAGCACCGGATCACCGTCAACTCGGTGGCACCCGCGCAGGTGGCCACCCCGGGCACCCGGGCGCACTCCGGCGACGAGGTGTTCGCCGCGACCATGCGCCGACAGGCGATCGAGGAGTTCGTCACCCCTGACCACTTCGCGGGGCTCGTCTCCCTTCTCGCGTCCCCCGACGCGGTCATGGTCACCGGCCAGACACTCGTCTGCGACGGCGGC